One Psychrobacillus glaciei genomic region harbors:
- a CDS encoding metallophosphoesterase — protein MKRIGAATLVIILYSAIVFYFGWTVVTWLEAFFPINHWLFGIVWALIAYGFIIGRINHSLRLFSIAGSYWMIIMEYGVILFPIATLITWIFPGQLRTVGWIVFLLFAWILIKGTYNAYTPVVRELSISMPKQNSDLTELKVVVASDFHLGLLSNKTHLKRFVKKANEEKPDLVLLVGDLVDDDPIWFVKNGMSEVMKQLSSTYGVYGVLGNHEYYGKKIPLLVEEMESSNVHMLLDETILLADSFYLTGREDLTNKERKQLSNLVPEKRNLPWFVMDHTPSNLMIPEKEGVDFHVSGHTHRGQMWPNHLFTRKLFELDYGYKQKGNLHAIVSSGFGFWGPPIRLGSQSELWSVHIKFEDVKL, from the coding sequence ATGAAAAGAATCGGTGCTGCTACATTAGTAATCATCTTATATTCGGCAATTGTTTTTTACTTTGGGTGGACAGTAGTCACCTGGTTGGAAGCTTTCTTTCCTATAAACCACTGGCTATTTGGAATTGTCTGGGCACTTATCGCATATGGATTTATCATTGGAAGAATCAATCATAGTCTGCGGTTATTTAGTATTGCGGGATCATATTGGATGATCATTATGGAATACGGGGTTATTCTTTTTCCCATTGCCACATTAATAACGTGGATTTTCCCTGGTCAATTAAGAACGGTAGGTTGGATTGTTTTCCTTTTATTTGCATGGATTTTGATAAAAGGTACGTATAATGCATATACGCCAGTAGTTCGGGAACTTTCTATTAGCATGCCTAAACAGAACTCAGACCTTACAGAATTAAAAGTAGTAGTTGCGTCTGATTTCCACTTGGGTTTATTATCCAATAAAACGCATTTAAAAAGATTTGTGAAAAAAGCAAACGAAGAAAAACCAGATTTAGTCTTACTCGTTGGGGATTTAGTGGATGACGATCCAATTTGGTTCGTGAAAAATGGCATGTCCGAAGTGATGAAGCAACTATCGTCCACGTATGGTGTATATGGGGTACTCGGAAATCATGAATACTACGGCAAAAAAATTCCGCTTTTAGTAGAAGAGATGGAATCATCCAATGTCCACATGTTATTAGACGAAACTATTTTGTTGGCAGATTCGTTTTATTTAACTGGCAGGGAAGACTTGACGAATAAAGAAAGAAAGCAGCTTTCCAATTTAGTACCAGAAAAACGTAACCTTCCTTGGTTTGTTATGGATCATACGCCTTCGAATCTAATGATTCCTGAAAAAGAAGGAGTAGATTTTCACGTGTCTGGTCATACGCATCGAGGACAAATGTGGCCAAATCATTTATTTACAAGGAAATTATTCGAACTAGATTATGGGTACAAACAAAAAGGAAACTTGCATGCAATTGTGTCTTCTGGATTTGGTTTCTGGGGTCCTCCAATTCGTTTGGGTAGTCAATCGGAACTATGGTCGGTTCATATAAAATTTGAGGACGTGAAACTATAA
- a CDS encoding DedA family protein, translated as MEAWITDWLSQFGYLGVFLLILIENIFPPIPSEVILTLGGFMTTTTTMTRLGIVIASTAGSVGGAAILYGIGSLLDVNRLEKIVQKYGKLLRLTTKDIQKANVWFEKYGVWAVFFGRLVPLVRSLISIPAGMSKMGFGLFLLFTTLGTLIWNTVLVSVGAAVGENWDEIVAYMDIYSNAVYIILAIIGIIFLVWYFKKRD; from the coding sequence ATGGAAGCATGGATTACGGACTGGCTCAGTCAGTTTGGTTATCTAGGCGTATTTTTGTTAATATTAATCGAAAATATTTTTCCGCCAATTCCTTCTGAAGTCATTTTAACGCTCGGTGGATTTATGACGACAACAACAACGATGACTAGGTTAGGAATTGTTATTGCGTCAACTGCTGGTTCGGTCGGAGGAGCCGCTATTTTATATGGGATTGGTTCATTATTAGATGTAAATCGTTTGGAGAAAATTGTGCAGAAGTACGGTAAGTTGTTGCGACTAACGACTAAAGATATTCAAAAAGCCAATGTATGGTTTGAGAAATATGGTGTATGGGCCGTGTTTTTCGGAAGACTAGTTCCACTTGTTAGAAGCCTTATTTCGATTCCTGCGGGGATGTCCAAGATGGGTTTTGGTTTATTTCTTTTATTCACGACATTAGGGACGCTGATCTGGAATACGGTGTTAGTTTCGGTAGGAGCAGCGGTCGGTGAAAATTGGGATGAAATTGTAGCATATATGGATATATACTCCAATGCAGTGTATATTATTTTAGCGATTATTGGTATTATATTTTTAGTTTGGTATTTCAAAAAACGTGACTAA
- a CDS encoding undecaprenyl-diphosphate phosphatase — MEFLELIKALILGFVEGMTEFAPVSSTGHMIIVDDMWLKTETFLGMYSANTFKIVVQLGSILAVVVVMWKRLFSLVGLYKIDSEQSSKHFNLLHVIIGMLPAVILGFALKDFIDDNLFGVKTVIFSLVAGSILMIIADKFGPKKPSIVSLDQISYGQAFKVGLVQCLSLWPGFSRSGATISGGVLFGMSHKTAADFTFIMAVPIMAGASLVSVLKNWEQINMDDIGFYVVGFISAFVFALISIKFFLKLVSRIKLVPFAIYRIVLAVVLAIIIYM, encoded by the coding sequence ATGGAATTTTTAGAGTTAATAAAGGCATTAATATTAGGTTTTGTAGAAGGTATGACAGAATTTGCTCCTGTTTCGTCCACAGGTCATATGATTATTGTGGATGATATGTGGCTAAAGACGGAGACCTTTTTAGGAATGTATTCAGCAAATACGTTTAAAATTGTCGTACAGTTAGGATCTATTTTGGCAGTAGTTGTTGTGATGTGGAAACGATTATTTAGTTTAGTAGGACTATATAAAATCGATAGCGAGCAATCAAGCAAGCATTTTAATCTACTGCATGTAATTATAGGAATGCTTCCAGCTGTTATATTAGGATTTGCTCTAAAAGATTTTATTGATGATAATTTATTTGGCGTGAAAACGGTAATATTTAGCCTTGTGGCTGGATCTATCTTAATGATTATTGCAGATAAATTCGGACCGAAAAAACCTTCCATCGTTAGTTTAGATCAAATTTCGTATGGGCAAGCATTTAAAGTGGGCTTGGTACAATGTCTATCTTTATGGCCAGGGTTCTCTCGCTCGGGAGCTACCATTTCTGGTGGTGTACTATTCGGGATGAGTCATAAAACAGCTGCAGATTTTACGTTCATCATGGCAGTTCCAATTATGGCTGGGGCAAGCTTAGTATCTGTGTTGAAAAACTGGGAACAAATTAATATGGATGACATTGGGTTTTATGTAGTAGGATTTATTAGTGCGTTTGTATTCGCACTTATCTCCATCAAGTTTTTCTTGAAATTGGTATCGCGAATCAAATTAGTACCATTTGCGATCTATCGTATCGTGTTGGCGGTAGTGCTTGCGATCATCATATATATGTAA
- a CDS encoding ribonucleoside-diphosphate reductase subunit alpha, with translation MTIISNTTKQVVLHNLTKEFGEDNIAPLIKSHERWVRKFPEGSTSAWSKSMSLEALSFLDEQETYWTFVAARIHLADVYEKVALNRKTTADTVYSKFASNVQALIAKGLYDKRIAEAYSIEELQQLAEIIVPERDFLFTYIGLKTLLDRYVAKDFDKSIVELPQERWLVIAMTLMKDEKENRLAKIKESYWAMSNLYMTVATPTLSNAGKPHGQLSSCFIDTVDDSLQGIYDSNTDIATLSKFGGGIGVYMGKVRSRGSSIRGFVGASSGVLPWIKQLNNTAVSVDQLGQRQGAIAVYLDVWHKDIFTFLDLRLNNGDERLRAHDIFTGVCLPDLFMEKVDAREEWHLFDPHEVRQLNGYSLEDYYDEKRGEGSFREKYEECANDSRLSRETVPAIDLMKRIMRSQLETGVPYMFYRDEVNRSNPNKHAGMVYSSNLCTEIFQNQSATSFKSIELEDDVIVTRRKAGDFVVCNLSSINLGRAVPADVLERLIKIQVRMLDNVIDLNMIPVPQAERTNARYRGIGLGTFGWHHLLALNSIRWESNEAVEFADKLYERVAYLTIQASVELAKEKGAYPLFEDSDWQTGAYFEKRQYESEEWNELRDQVAENGIRNGYLMAVAPNSSTSILAGSTASIDPIFQKSYSEEKKDYKIPVTVPDLNSETTWFYKSAYFIDQHWTLKQNAARQRHIDQGVSLNLYVQNTIKAKELLDIHLDAWNSGLKTTYYVRSTSVELVDCDSCSS, from the coding sequence ATGACAATCATCTCAAATACTACAAAGCAAGTAGTATTACATAATTTAACTAAGGAATTCGGGGAAGATAACATAGCACCACTTATCAAATCACATGAAAGATGGGTGAGAAAGTTCCCAGAAGGATCTACATCAGCTTGGTCCAAATCGATGTCACTAGAAGCATTAAGCTTTCTAGATGAACAAGAAACGTATTGGACATTTGTCGCAGCGCGCATTCATCTAGCGGATGTATATGAGAAAGTGGCTCTAAATAGAAAAACAACAGCTGACACAGTTTACAGTAAGTTTGCGAGCAATGTACAAGCATTAATTGCAAAAGGGCTTTACGACAAGCGTATTGCAGAAGCATATTCAATTGAGGAACTTCAACAATTAGCGGAAATAATCGTGCCCGAGCGAGATTTTTTGTTCACGTATATCGGTTTAAAAACATTGCTCGATCGCTATGTAGCAAAAGACTTTGATAAATCGATTGTAGAACTTCCTCAAGAGCGCTGGCTAGTCATTGCAATGACACTTATGAAAGACGAGAAAGAAAATCGTCTTGCGAAAATTAAGGAATCATACTGGGCAATGAGTAATTTATATATGACCGTGGCAACACCAACTCTTTCAAACGCAGGGAAACCTCATGGACAGTTATCTAGCTGTTTCATAGACACGGTAGATGACAGTCTTCAAGGGATTTACGATAGTAATACAGACATAGCGACACTGTCAAAATTCGGTGGTGGTATCGGTGTGTATATGGGGAAAGTGCGCAGTCGTGGATCTTCTATTCGCGGATTCGTTGGTGCATCAAGTGGCGTACTTCCTTGGATTAAACAATTAAATAACACAGCAGTAAGTGTGGATCAACTTGGGCAGCGTCAAGGAGCAATCGCTGTTTATCTAGATGTTTGGCATAAAGATATTTTCACGTTTCTAGATTTACGTTTGAATAATGGGGATGAACGTCTTCGTGCGCATGATATTTTTACAGGTGTATGCTTGCCAGATTTATTTATGGAAAAAGTGGACGCTCGGGAAGAATGGCATTTATTTGATCCACATGAGGTTCGCCAATTAAATGGCTATTCTTTAGAAGATTATTACGATGAAAAACGTGGAGAAGGTTCCTTCCGAGAAAAATACGAAGAATGTGCAAATGATAGCCGGTTATCTCGTGAAACTGTTCCGGCAATTGACTTGATGAAACGAATTATGCGTTCTCAACTGGAAACAGGTGTGCCGTATATGTTTTATCGCGACGAAGTAAATCGTAGTAATCCAAACAAGCATGCGGGTATGGTGTACAGCAGTAATCTGTGTACCGAAATATTTCAAAACCAAAGTGCCACGTCGTTTAAATCGATTGAATTAGAAGACGATGTCATTGTGACTCGTCGAAAAGCAGGGGATTTTGTTGTTTGTAACTTATCTTCTATTAATCTTGGACGAGCGGTTCCAGCAGATGTGTTGGAGCGTTTAATCAAAATCCAAGTGCGCATGCTCGATAATGTGATTGATTTGAATATGATTCCGGTTCCACAAGCAGAACGCACAAACGCTAGATACCGTGGAATTGGCCTAGGCACATTTGGTTGGCATCATTTGCTTGCTCTAAATAGTATTCGCTGGGAATCGAACGAAGCTGTGGAGTTCGCAGATAAGTTATATGAAAGAGTGGCCTACTTAACAATCCAAGCTTCTGTAGAACTTGCAAAAGAAAAAGGGGCATATCCCTTATTTGAAGACTCGGATTGGCAAACAGGCGCATATTTTGAAAAACGCCAATACGAAAGTGAAGAATGGAATGAACTGCGTGATCAAGTTGCCGAAAATGGAATTCGTAACGGCTACTTAATGGCGGTTGCGCCTAACTCATCAACATCTATTCTAGCTGGAAGCACTGCGAGTATCGATCCAATATTTCAAAAGTCATACTCGGAAGAAAAGAAAGATTACAAAATACCAGTAACAGTGCCAGATCTTAATTCGGAAACGACTTGGTTTTACAAATCAGCATACTTCATTGATCAACACTGGACATTAAAGCAAAATGCTGCACGTCAGCGTCATATCGATCAAGGTGTTTCATTAAACTTATACGTACAAAATACAATCAAAGCTAAGGAATTACTAGATATACACTTGGATGCTTGGAACAGTGGTCTAAAAACGACCTATTACGTACGTTCTACTTCGGTTGAATTAGTCGATTGTGATTCTTGTTCAAGTTAA
- a CDS encoding ribonucleotide-diphosphate reductase subunit beta has protein sequence MQLEKRKLMDKEAPNRSTGIVNGQSSNILNWDDVQFSWAYPKYKKMLGNFWTPFEINMSNDIKQFSQLNEAERDAFLKIIGLLALLDSVQTDFAGKVADFLTDSSLNALMIILAQQEVIHNHSYSYVLSSLVSKDEQNRVFDFWRTEPVLQKRNDFVLKGYEEFAEQPNVDSMLRSIVYDVILEGLFFYSGFAFFYHLARHQKMVGTSTMINYINRDEQLHVDLFVKIYRELLTEYPEFDTPERAVEVEEIFREAAQLEVDWAREIIGEKIDGLDVEDVEAYIYFYANVRCSQLGYDRPFPEYRKNPLKWIKAYEEVDLGKTDFFEQKSRQYVKVNVQDNGFDDL, from the coding sequence ATGCAGTTAGAAAAAAGAAAACTAATGGATAAAGAAGCTCCGAACCGTTCGACGGGAATTGTGAACGGCCAAAGTTCGAATATATTAAACTGGGACGACGTGCAATTTAGTTGGGCCTATCCAAAGTATAAAAAAATGCTTGGAAACTTTTGGACACCATTTGAGATAAATATGAGTAATGACATTAAGCAGTTTTCGCAGTTAAATGAAGCGGAGCGGGATGCGTTTTTGAAAATAATTGGGTTGCTTGCCCTTTTAGATAGTGTGCAAACCGATTTTGCAGGGAAGGTAGCTGACTTTCTGACTGATTCTAGCTTGAACGCATTGATGATTATTTTGGCACAGCAAGAAGTTATCCATAACCATTCCTATTCGTATGTGCTTTCTAGCTTAGTATCGAAAGATGAGCAAAACCGTGTGTTTGATTTTTGGCGCACGGAGCCTGTTTTGCAAAAACGAAATGACTTTGTGTTGAAAGGTTATGAAGAATTCGCGGAGCAGCCAAATGTTGATAGCATGCTGCGCTCGATTGTGTATGATGTCATTTTAGAAGGACTATTTTTCTATTCTGGATTTGCTTTTTTCTATCACCTTGCAAGACATCAAAAAATGGTTGGAACAAGTACAATGATTAACTATATAAATCGGGATGAGCAGTTGCATGTCGATTTATTTGTTAAAATTTACAGAGAATTATTAACGGAGTATCCGGAGTTTGATACACCAGAACGTGCAGTTGAGGTAGAAGAAATTTTCCGCGAAGCAGCGCAACTAGAAGTAGACTGGGCGCGTGAAATTATTGGGGAGAAAATAGACGGTCTCGATGTAGAAGATGTCGAAGCATACATCTACTTTTACGCCAATGTGCGATGCTCTCAACTGGGTTACGACCGACCGTTCCCTGAGTATCGCAAAAATCCGTTGAAATGGATCAAAGCCTACGAAGAAGTAGATTTAGGGAAAACTGACTTTTTCGAACAAAAGTCCCGTCAATACGTCAAAGTAAATGTACAAGATAACGGATTTGATGATTTATAA
- a CDS encoding VOC family protein — MSFMFKSIDHIQLAAPKGSETVARKFFGELLGFQEVEKPETLRKKGGVWFQFNNYQIHIGIEEPFSPAKKAHPAFEVENLDALKMQLTENAVSFVVDTDLPGANRIYVHDPFGNRIEILEWI; from the coding sequence ATGTCATTTATGTTCAAATCGATTGACCATATTCAACTAGCAGCTCCTAAAGGTTCAGAGACAGTAGCGAGAAAGTTTTTTGGTGAGCTATTAGGTTTTCAAGAAGTAGAAAAGCCAGAGACGTTAAGAAAAAAAGGGGGCGTATGGTTTCAATTCAATAATTATCAAATTCATATCGGAATTGAAGAACCATTTTCCCCTGCTAAAAAAGCACATCCTGCATTTGAAGTAGAAAATCTAGATGCACTGAAAATGCAATTAACAGAAAATGCAGTTAGCTTCGTAGTAGATACAGATTTACCGGGAGCAAATAGAATTTATGTCCATGATCCGTTTGGCAACCGTATTGAAATATTAGAATGGATTTAA
- a CDS encoding DUF1697 domain-containing protein, producing MSFVALLRGINLGARNKVDMKSLKGLFEEMGYENVRTYIQTGNVIFDNAAYDVSAIETALREKYGFNIPVIVRSKEELEEIQQHSIFAKEQVYIMFLANETSDEQQALLGELVEDEFAVCNRKNIIINLSANYHKTKFTNNFFEKKLGMPSTARNQNTVNKIMLKM from the coding sequence ATGTCGTTTGTTGCTTTACTTCGTGGAATTAATCTTGGCGCTAGAAATAAAGTAGATATGAAATCTTTGAAGGGGCTATTCGAAGAAATGGGCTATGAAAATGTGCGGACTTACATTCAGACCGGGAATGTTATTTTTGATAATGCAGCTTATGATGTGTCCGCGATTGAGACCGCGCTTCGTGAAAAGTATGGTTTCAACATACCAGTCATCGTACGGTCGAAAGAAGAGCTGGAAGAGATTCAGCAGCATTCAATCTTCGCCAAAGAACAAGTGTATATTATGTTTTTGGCAAATGAAACCTCGGATGAACAGCAAGCATTGCTTGGCGAATTAGTCGAAGATGAATTTGCAGTGTGTAATCGTAAAAATATCATTATTAATCTATCGGCGAATTATCACAAGACCAAGTTTACGAATAATTTTTTCGAGAAGAAGCTTGGAATGCCATCTACTGCGCGAAACCAGAATACGGTAAACAAAATAATGTTGAAAATGTGA
- a CDS encoding 2-hydroxyacid dehydrogenase, with protein MLKLLEYLEVSILGKILITRKLPDEVVNPLKEKFEVKMWHRDDVQMSYEELKTEAKDVRAIWTMLSDKIDRALIESLPDLKVISNLGVGYNNIDVDAAKEHGIIVTNTPGVLTETTADLAFSLLLATARRVMEAEHDLRAGKWKSRSPMQYTGMDVFGTTLGIIGMGRIGEAVARRAKGFNMNVLYHNRTRKMEAEKDFGFTYAELDSLLKESDFVVLLTPLTSETRGLIGERELNLMKETAAIINVARGGIIDEQALYEALMTNKIWAAGLDVFEVEPVPFDHPLLTLPNVTVLPHIGSASIRTRLAMMQLNVEAIEAVLENKEPKNRVV; from the coding sequence ATGCTTAAGCTATTAGAATATTTGGAGGTTTCAATTTTGGGGAAAATATTAATTACACGCAAGTTGCCAGATGAAGTGGTGAACCCATTAAAAGAAAAGTTTGAAGTAAAGATGTGGCATAGGGATGATGTGCAGATGAGTTATGAGGAGTTAAAGACAGAAGCAAAAGATGTTCGTGCAATTTGGACAATGCTTTCTGATAAGATAGATCGTGCACTTATTGAAAGTTTGCCAGATTTAAAAGTAATTAGTAATTTAGGGGTTGGGTACAATAATATCGATGTGGATGCAGCGAAAGAACATGGAATTATTGTAACAAATACGCCAGGAGTCTTAACGGAAACTACTGCGGATTTAGCTTTTTCCTTATTACTAGCTACTGCTCGTCGTGTGATGGAGGCAGAACATGATCTTCGTGCAGGCAAGTGGAAGTCACGGTCACCAATGCAATATACCGGAATGGATGTATTTGGTACAACCCTTGGAATCATTGGAATGGGACGCATTGGTGAAGCGGTAGCAAGAAGGGCAAAAGGCTTTAATATGAACGTTCTTTACCATAATCGAACACGAAAAATGGAAGCTGAAAAGGATTTCGGATTCACTTACGCAGAACTCGATTCACTACTGAAAGAATCTGATTTTGTTGTACTGTTAACTCCACTAACTTCAGAAACGAGAGGGCTAATCGGTGAACGTGAGCTGAACCTAATGAAAGAAACTGCAGCGATTATTAACGTAGCTCGCGGTGGAATCATTGATGAACAAGCCCTATACGAAGCATTAATGACAAATAAAATCTGGGCTGCAGGACTGGATGTATTCGAAGTTGAACCAGTACCATTTGATCATCCTTTGCTAACATTACCGAATGTTACAGTCTTACCACACATAGGTAGCGCTAGTATTCGAACGAGACTTGCAATGATGCAGTTGAATGTTGAAGCGATTGAAGCCGTTTTAGAAAATAAAGAACCAAAAAATCGTGTAGTTTAA
- a CDS encoding ABC transporter substrate-binding protein, giving the protein MRKVVLFFSLCTLLVLAACSNGASKDSIKVIKFADAGWDSIRVHNSIAQLIVEKGYGYDTEVTSGTSAATMQALEQGDLNVYMEVWTDNIKDVYEKAIDSGKVIKVSTNFDDNSQGLYVPTYVIEGDAKRGIKAVAPDLKTVEDLAKYPQIFQDPEDKDKGRIIGAPSSWVVSEQLETKLETYGLDKQFNYLAPGSDSAIVADLAGAYKKGKPWVGYYWSPTWVTASYDLTLLKDKPYDKKAWDESKGTEFPPNDVVIAVNKDLVTQAKGVVDFLSKYHTSSELTEDALKYMNEKGVEPEEAARWWMKEHEDVWTTWVSDEVAQKVKAALK; this is encoded by the coding sequence ATGAGGAAAGTAGTGTTGTTTTTTTCATTGTGCACGCTTTTAGTTCTAGCCGCGTGTAGTAATGGTGCAAGTAAGGATAGTATTAAGGTTATTAAGTTTGCAGATGCAGGATGGGACAGTATTCGGGTTCATAATAGTATTGCGCAGCTAATTGTAGAAAAAGGATATGGATATGATACCGAGGTTACAAGTGGTACATCAGCAGCTACGATGCAAGCACTTGAACAAGGAGATTTAAATGTCTATATGGAAGTATGGACAGACAATATTAAAGATGTTTATGAAAAAGCAATAGATAGCGGGAAAGTTATTAAAGTATCTACAAACTTCGATGATAACTCACAAGGACTATATGTTCCAACTTACGTAATTGAAGGAGACGCTAAAAGAGGCATTAAAGCAGTTGCTCCCGATTTAAAAACTGTGGAGGACTTAGCGAAGTATCCGCAGATTTTTCAAGACCCCGAAGATAAGGACAAAGGACGCATTATCGGCGCCCCGTCAAGTTGGGTTGTTAGTGAACAATTGGAGACGAAACTTGAAACATATGGACTTGACAAACAATTTAACTACCTAGCACCCGGGTCTGATTCTGCAATTGTTGCTGATCTCGCCGGTGCCTACAAAAAAGGGAAGCCGTGGGTAGGTTATTATTGGTCACCAACTTGGGTTACAGCAAGTTATGATTTAACACTTCTAAAAGATAAACCTTATGACAAAAAAGCATGGGATGAAAGTAAAGGGACGGAATTTCCACCAAACGACGTGGTAATTGCTGTGAATAAAGACTTAGTAACACAAGCAAAAGGTGTTGTAGACTTTTTAAGTAAATATCATACAAGCAGTGAGTTAACGGAAGATGCACTTAAATACATGAATGAAAAAGGTGTAGAACCAGAAGAAGCCGCACGTTGGTGGATGAAAGAACATGAAGACGTTTGGACAACTTGGGTGTCTGATGAAGTTGCACAAAAAGTGAAAGCAGCTTTGAAATAA
- a CDS encoding ABC transporter permease: MEKFIDFLAANFDSFFDFIFVISSAMIKGLEAGLLAIPWWLLIIVIFSLGWYFTSLYGGLLFALFMFLIGTFNLWPQTMTTISIVLISVILSLVIGIPFGIWTAFSKTMSAIMRPILDAMQTMPSFVYLIPVIFFFPLGNVPAVIATIIYALPPVIRLTELGIRNVDQEIVESAQSFGSSRSQMLLKVELPQALPTIMAGVNQTTMMALAMAVVGSMVGAQGLGERVLYAINRIDISLGFEAGVSIVFLAIIIDRITGGIAKRLQKHGRDAA; the protein is encoded by the coding sequence GTGGAAAAATTTATTGATTTTTTAGCAGCAAACTTTGATAGTTTTTTTGACTTTATATTCGTTATTTCCTCTGCAATGATTAAGGGGCTGGAAGCAGGTCTTCTTGCCATCCCTTGGTGGTTGCTTATTATCGTTATATTTTCATTGGGATGGTATTTTACTTCTTTATACGGAGGACTTCTATTTGCTCTTTTTATGTTTCTAATAGGTACTTTTAATTTGTGGCCACAAACAATGACTACTATATCGATTGTATTAATATCCGTAATTCTTTCTCTTGTCATTGGTATTCCTTTTGGCATTTGGACAGCTTTTAGTAAAACAATGTCTGCAATTATGCGTCCAATACTAGACGCCATGCAAACAATGCCAAGTTTTGTTTATTTAATACCAGTTATTTTCTTCTTTCCCCTAGGGAATGTACCCGCAGTGATAGCTACCATCATTTATGCGTTGCCCCCAGTTATTCGATTGACCGAACTTGGAATTCGTAATGTGGATCAAGAGATAGTGGAATCTGCGCAATCATTTGGATCGTCTAGATCACAAATGCTTCTTAAAGTAGAGCTGCCACAAGCATTACCGACTATAATGGCAGGAGTAAACCAGACGACAATGATGGCTCTTGCTATGGCTGTTGTTGGATCAATGGTTGGAGCACAAGGCCTAGGAGAAAGAGTGCTGTACGCCATCAATCGAATCGATATTTCATTAGGTTTTGAAGCGGGAGTTAGTATTGTTTTTTTAGCAATCATCATTGATCGCATTACAGGCGGAATCGCGAAGCGCCTTCAGAAACACGGGAGGGATGCAGCATGA